The proteins below come from a single Iocasia fonsfrigidae genomic window:
- a CDS encoding MmcQ/YjbR family DNA-binding protein, whose amino-acid sequence MNYEWLDEYLLSKLGVTKDFKEEWEWDRYLLNGKMIAAICTDKTGKEIITLKCEPSFGEELRIQYEDIIPGYYMNKVHWNSVYLEGEVPDEVIKDMIDQSYELIFNKLSKKMQNEIRNGDKND is encoded by the coding sequence ATGAATTATGAATGGTTGGATGAATATTTATTATCAAAATTAGGAGTTACTAAAGATTTTAAAGAAGAATGGGAATGGGATAGGTATCTGTTAAATGGTAAGATGATTGCTGCAATATGTACTGATAAGACAGGCAAAGAGATAATCACATTAAAATGTGAACCATCATTTGGTGAGGAACTACGTATTCAGTATGAAGATATCATACCTGGCTATTATATGAATAAGGTTCATTGGAATTCTGTGTACTTAGAAGGTGAAGTCCCTGATGAAGTAATAAAGGATATGATTGACCAATCATATGAATTAATATTTAACAAATTAAGTAAGAAGATGCAAAATGAAATAAGGAATGGTGATAAAAATGATTGA
- a CDS encoding TIGR04076 family protein → MKKWYDEEYEWEIEVIGFLRGDHTERYCRNGEEVGDKYTCTYGCPVNANGQGICSKAMMIMFPIMEAVRSGGDLENIGGTSKYSKDIVCPDGCVIFRLTAKKLGNENFYKGKFFD, encoded by the coding sequence GTGAAAAAATGGTATGATGAGGAATATGAATGGGAAATCGAGGTAATAGGGTTTCTGCGTGGTGACCACACAGAGCGGTATTGCCGAAATGGCGAGGAAGTCGGGGATAAGTATACCTGCACCTATGGCTGTCCTGTAAATGCAAATGGACAGGGTATTTGCTCCAAAGCAATGATGATTATGTTTCCAATCATGGAGGCTGTCAGAAGTGGTGGAGATTTAGAGAATATTGGCGGAACTAGCAAATATAGCAAAGATATTGTATGTCCAGATGGTTGCGTTATATTCAGGCTGACGGCAAAGAAACTTGGGAATGAGAATTTTTATAAGGGAAAGTTTTTCGATTAG
- a CDS encoding nucleotidyltransferase domain-containing protein, whose translation MANQKISIDIDNLIKKISQEIAAEEIILFGSHAYGIPNEDSDIDLCILSKLNGKRKLDLMRKARKAIIPLTSRPVDLLVYDQNDFYDRANIASTLEFKIKNEGVKVYGQ comes from the coding sequence GTGGCTAATCAGAAAATAAGTATAGATATTGATAATTTAATCAAGAAAATCAGTCAGGAAATAGCTGCTGAAGAAATAATCTTATTTGGTTCACATGCTTATGGAATACCAAATGAAGACAGTGATATAGATTTATGTATTCTTTCTAAACTAAACGGTAAACGCAAACTAGATCTAATGAGAAAGGCCAGAAAAGCAATTATACCTCTTACTTCAAGACCGGTAGATCTCCTGGTCTATGATCAGAATGACTTCTATGATAGAGCAAATATCGCTTCAACTCTGGAGTTTAAGATAAAAAATGAAGGGGTTAAAGTCTATGGACAATAG
- a CDS encoding HEPN domain-containing protein, translating into MDNREIAQEWFELADYDLQSAVFLLKMKPKPLEIMAYHCQQSVEKYLKGFLAFHGGQIKKTQT; encoded by the coding sequence ATGGACAATAGGGAAATAGCTCAGGAATGGTTTGAATTAGCTGATTATGATTTACAATCAGCTGTTTTCTTACTTAAAATGAAGCCCAAACCCCTAGAGATAATGGCATATCATTGCCAGCAATCTGTAGAGAAATATTTAAAAGGATTTCTGGCTTTTCATGGAGGTCAAATTAAAAAAACACAGACTTAA
- a CDS encoding type 1 glutamine amidotransferase family protein, with protein sequence MKNKLIYENCYIYVLDTLSDWEIAFLTAELNSRRYFNKNKKTELIMIGNTLKPIKTMGGITITPDKDINNIEFQEGDILILPGADTWMDDKNKEILNIVSDVINRKVIIAAICGATVALAQIGLLDNRKHTSNDKDFLKMFSPNYKGSSHYINAPTVVDDNLITATGLAPLEFSYEIFKKINVMKKDTLEAWYQLYKTKQPKYFYSLMETLK encoded by the coding sequence ATGAAAAACAAATTAATTTATGAAAATTGCTATATATATGTTCTGGATACTCTATCTGATTGGGAAATAGCATTCTTAACTGCGGAATTAAATAGTCGTCGATATTTTAATAAAAATAAAAAGACAGAACTTATTATGATTGGAAACACTTTAAAACCCATAAAAACAATGGGTGGAATAACTATTACACCTGATAAGGATATTAATAATATCGAATTCCAGGAAGGAGATATACTTATCCTTCCTGGAGCAGATACTTGGATGGATGATAAAAACAAGGAAATATTAAATATAGTGTCAGATGTGATTAATAGGAAAGTCATAATTGCAGCAATTTGTGGTGCTACAGTAGCATTAGCTCAAATTGGCTTATTAGATAATAGAAAGCACACAAGTAATGATAAGGATTTTCTGAAAATGTTTAGCCCTAATTATAAAGGGAGTTCTCATTATATAAATGCTCCAACAGTGGTAGATGATAATTTAATAACTGCTACAGGACTTGCTCCGTTGGAATTCTCATACGAAATATTTAAAAAGATAAATGTAATGAAAAAGGATACATTAGAAGCATGGTATCAATTATATAAAACTAAACAACCTAAATATTTTTACAGTTTAATGGAAACATTGAAATAA
- the tnpB gene encoding IS66 family insertion sequence element accessory protein TnpB (TnpB, as the term is used for proteins encoded by IS66 family insertion elements, is considered an accessory protein, since TnpC, encoded by a neighboring gene, is a DDE family transposase.) — protein MLNQHHINKVYLALGPTDLRKSINGLSLIVQESFKLNPFSHDLFVFCNRKQEKLKILEWDNNGFWLHYKRTLQTPGKKQIQMA, from the coding sequence ATGTTAAATCAACATCATATCAATAAGGTGTACTTAGCCCTAGGGCCTACTGATCTTAGGAAATCAATCAATGGCCTATCCTTAATAGTTCAGGAGAGCTTTAAGCTCAATCCCTTTTCTCATGACCTCTTTGTCTTCTGTAACAGAAAGCAGGAAAAGCTCAAGATTTTGGAATGGGATAATAATGGTTTCTGGTTACACTACAAACGTACACTACAAACGCCTGGAAAAAAGCAGATTCAGATGGCTTGA
- the tnpB gene encoding IS66 family insertion sequence element accessory protein TnpB, translating to MVSGYTTNVHYKRLEKSRFRWLDGTTGSTVMIDERQFRWLLDGLSIHQKGAHPAVKERIII from the coding sequence ATGGTTTCTGGTTACACTACAAACGTACACTACAAACGCCTGGAAAAAAGCAGATTCAGATGGCTTGATGGTACTACTGGCTCTACAGTAATGATTGATGAAAGACAATTCAGGTGGTTACTTGATGGTTTATCTATTCATCAAAAAGGTGCTCATCCTGCCGTTAAAGAAAGAATAATCATCTAA
- a CDS encoding GNAT family N-acetyltransferase — protein MMIIETKRLYLRELIPEDKTNLMKVLSDPESMVYYPHPFSEKEVENWIYWNIENYKKYQHGLWAVIVKKGKVFIGDCGITMQNIGNETVPEIGFHIIKEYCNKGFATEAAMACKEYAFKTLNFPKIFSYTTIKNVPSQKVAEKIGMQNYKYFDKNGEKQIVQVAYLN, from the coding sequence ATAATGATTATTGAGACTAAGAGATTATATTTAAGAGAATTAATCCCTGAAGATAAGACTAATTTAATGAAAGTCCTATCTGATCCAGAATCAATGGTATATTATCCTCACCCATTTAGTGAAAAAGAAGTAGAAAACTGGATTTACTGGAATATAGAAAATTATAAAAAATATCAGCATGGATTATGGGCAGTTATAGTAAAAAAGGGTAAAGTTTTTATTGGAGATTGTGGTATCACAATGCAGAATATTGGAAATGAAACTGTACCAGAGATAGGTTTTCATATTATTAAGGAATATTGTAACAAAGGATTCGCAACAGAGGCTGCTATGGCTTGTAAAGAATATGCTTTTAAAACCTTAAATTTTCCTAAGATATTTTCATATACAACAATTAAAAATGTTCCATCTCAGAAAGTAGCTGAAAAGATTGGTATGCAGAATTATAAATACTTTGATAAAAATGGAGAAAAACAGATTGTTCAAGTTGCATATCTGAATTAA
- a CDS encoding DUF3658 domain-containing protein: MIDIVFSESACGSLKVAQHYGKGKYQDGCIGVFVSHTDGSKPTKEEVETARREAKEKARLAWESATPLGGKTTDIYGFNLVLSIGDISENQPGIKRKQTLEHLYSVYPNNEGHQAADEILNRANEDLKMVQERAVAGEVLRIWYSNQPDEMCGFYWFMGQLNQWKVHGGQVFIVKLPEWEVDNKENIVRKNSWGEVAPEEWHRYLALQKSVVAVFIQSCASHWKELQVENAPLRAILNGQLVSASEKLYDDFIIQEIAAEGEEFQEAMIVGRVLGKYQLGISDSWVAFRIEEMLHEGKLEVVTTFTKDMPSYHRVLKNVLSNYKHI, encoded by the coding sequence ATGATTGATATTGTATTTAGCGAAAGTGCTTGTGGAAGTCTTAAAGTGGCACAACACTATGGCAAAGGAAAATATCAAGATGGGTGTATTGGCGTTTTCGTTAGTCACACTGATGGAAGCAAGCCAACCAAAGAGGAAGTTGAAACTGCCAGGCGAGAAGCAAAGGAAAAGGCACGCTTGGCGTGGGAGAGTGCTACCCCTTTGGGTGGTAAAACAACAGACATCTATGGATTCAATTTGGTGTTAAGCATCGGAGATATTTCGGAAAATCAGCCTGGTATCAAGCGCAAACAGACGTTGGAACACTTATACAGCGTTTATCCGAATAATGAGGGGCATCAGGCAGCAGATGAAATACTTAACAGGGCAAATGAAGATCTAAAAATGGTTCAGGAACGTGCAGTAGCAGGAGAAGTCCTTCGAATCTGGTACAGCAATCAGCCTGATGAAATGTGTGGATTTTATTGGTTCATGGGGCAGTTGAATCAATGGAAAGTGCATGGCGGACAGGTTTTTATCGTCAAACTCCCAGAATGGGAAGTTGACAATAAAGAAAATATTGTACGAAAAAATAGCTGGGGTGAAGTGGCTCCGGAAGAGTGGCATCGGTATCTTGCCTTGCAAAAGTCTGTGGTAGCAGTATTTATACAAAGCTGTGCATCTCATTGGAAGGAGCTTCAAGTAGAGAACGCACCTTTACGAGCCATACTGAATGGACAGTTGGTTAGTGCGTCAGAAAAACTTTATGACGACTTTATTATTCAGGAAATCGCAGCAGAAGGCGAAGAATTTCAGGAAGCAATGATTGTTGGACGAGTACTTGGTAAATACCAACTTGGGATTAGTGATTCATGGGTAGCATTCCGTATAGAAGAAATGCTTCATGAAGGAAAACTTGAGGTTGTAACTACGTTTACTAAAGATATGCCGAGCTATCATCGAGTGTTGAAAAATGTACTCTCAAATTATAAGCATATATAG
- a CDS encoding aminoglycoside N(3)-acetyltransferase, which produces MSEGSIISETKEPITINSLYQDLIKLGVNRGDILLVHSSLSSLGWVCGGAQSVITAIMNVLGKEGTLVMPAHSGDWSDPEEWKNPPVPKEWIDIIYENMPAFEPDKTPTRGMGCIAELFRTFPNTLRSDHPQVSFSANGKYAKEIVEEHFLTPQLGMKSPLGKIYELGAKVLLLGVGYDSCTSFHLSESYIEEMPMKRVGTAMLDKGKKVWRWFDDYDYNSDDFELIGQNFEENIIVHKGKVGNANCKLFDIKDGVDYAKSWLRKYRFSK; this is translated from the coding sequence ATGAGTGAGGGTTCTATAATTTCTGAAACAAAGGAACCAATTACAATAAATAGTTTATACCAAGATTTAATAAAACTTGGGGTTAATCGTGGTGATATCTTATTAGTTCATTCATCCTTATCAAGTTTAGGATGGGTATGCGGTGGTGCACAATCTGTTATAACTGCAATAATGAATGTCTTAGGAAAAGAAGGGACATTAGTTATGCCAGCTCATAGCGGAGATTGGAGTGATCCAGAAGAATGGAAAAATCCTCCTGTTCCCAAAGAATGGATAGATATAATATATGAAAATATGCCAGCATTTGAACCTGATAAAACACCAACAAGAGGAATGGGATGTATTGCAGAATTATTTAGAACATTTCCTAATACATTAAGGTCAGATCATCCACAAGTATCATTTTCTGCTAATGGTAAGTATGCAAAAGAAATTGTTGAGGAACATTTTTTAACACCACAGTTAGGTATGAAATCACCTCTAGGAAAGATATATGAATTAGGAGCAAAAGTTCTATTGTTGGGAGTGGGATATGATTCGTGCACTAGTTTTCATCTTTCAGAATCATATATAGAAGAAATGCCCATGAAACGCGTAGGCACTGCAATGTTAGATAAGGGCAAAAAAGTTTGGAGATGGTTTGATGACTATGATTATAATTCAGATGATTTTGAACTAATTGGGCAAAATTTTGAAGAAAATATTATAGTACATAAAGGTAAAGTTGGTAATGCAAACTGTAAGTTATTTGATATAAAAGATGGGGTGGATTATGCAAAATCATGGTTAAGAAAATATAGATTTTCTAAATAG
- a CDS encoding GNAT family N-acetyltransferase, protein MGKYKVVNLSKSEMDDYLCCLKTWDEEFYSARKRRWYNKKVRKGLCVKIIKDEKENVLGMVQYLPAEESFVEGEDVYLIQCIWIQGYDKGTGNVQKRGLGTLLLNAVEKDVKDKGANALIAWGMSFEEWMPASWYIKHGYTEIDRDGIRILVWKTFKDDVAKPKFIKPKKLPDTIKDKVLVNVFNDGWCQDLNIESDLTKKIVKEYGEKVVYKEYDTSDKKVLKEWGIDNAILVDKEWLTFGPYSVEEQLRELIEEKIKQLRLLF, encoded by the coding sequence GTGGGAAAATATAAAGTAGTCAATTTATCTAAAAGTGAGATGGATGATTATTTATGTTGTCTAAAAACTTGGGATGAGGAATTTTATTCAGCAAGAAAACGGAGATGGTATAATAAGAAGGTAAGAAAAGGACTTTGTGTAAAGATTATTAAGGATGAAAAAGAAAATGTTCTAGGAATGGTTCAATATTTACCAGCAGAAGAATCATTTGTTGAGGGAGAAGATGTTTATCTTATCCAATGCATATGGATTCAAGGATATGATAAGGGTACTGGAAATGTTCAAAAAAGAGGTTTAGGTACATTACTTCTTAATGCTGTTGAAAAAGATGTAAAAGATAAAGGAGCAAATGCACTTATAGCTTGGGGAATGTCATTTGAAGAATGGATGCCTGCTTCTTGGTATATAAAACATGGATATACTGAGATTGATAGGGATGGAATAAGAATATTAGTTTGGAAAACATTTAAGGATGATGTTGCAAAACCTAAATTTATTAAACCAAAAAAATTACCGGATACAATTAAAGATAAAGTTTTAGTTAATGTATTTAATGACGGATGGTGTCAAGATCTTAATATTGAAAGTGATTTAACTAAGAAAATTGTTAAAGAGTATGGAGAAAAGGTTGTATATAAAGAATATGATACATCTGATAAAAAAGTTTTAAAAGAATGGGGTATAGATAATGCTATTTTAGTGGATAAAGAGTGGCTTACATTTGGACCTTATTCAGTTGAAGAGCAATTGCGAGAATTAATAGAAGAAAAAATAAAGCAGCTGAGACTTCTTTTTTAA
- a CDS encoding transposase zinc-binding domain-containing protein, producing MPQVTSSYFKSLSLCFTCRNRHCPKCQGIEREQWVLKQQANSLEVNSLLFLKKKSQLLYFFFY from the coding sequence ATACCTCAGGTAACCTCAAGTTACTTTAAATCTCTCTCCCTTTGCTTCACCTGTCGTAATAGGCATTGTCCTAAATGCCAGGGTATTGAACGAGAACAGTGGGTTCTTAAACAACAGGCTAATAGTTTAGAGGTAAATTCCTTGCTTTTTTTAAAAAAGAAGTCTCAGCTGCTTTATTTTTTCTTCTATTAA
- a CDS encoding carcinine hydrolase/isopenicillin-N N-acyltransferase family protein, producing the protein MCDTLVYFKNREHSYFAKNSDRDLQERQIIYLSQDPARELRNRPYELELEKYRQPFLRLKSIFCEYKHPYTAFISRPTWIWGAEMGVNQYGLAIGNEAIFSRERVPEDGLLGMDILRLALHNCQKAIEAVDFITRLIELHGQGGDGGFKSSLKYFNSFLVKDFTEAYIIETSAKKWAVRKVKSKAAISNKYSIENDYTSTNLKNTDINFRKEYENKIMSFFTKGAQRKDYVLAQLESQDLDLFSLIELLRSHNGQGTIKRGMKSVCMHPGLIIKSETTSSLIVDYLDDKFFIWFTGAPNPCVSLYKPFAFTLQNANQKYLQDLDTAIRFNHKWRVFSQKMIGNYNWFINNVKKERDEIEQEFILQIDKVIDNKNDKELSKLILELTNRAEEFRKVSVKTSPPGKIEDIMIG; encoded by the coding sequence ATGTGTGATACATTGGTTTATTTTAAAAACAGAGAGCATTCTTATTTTGCCAAAAACTCTGATCGCGATCTGCAAGAACGACAAATAATATATTTGTCACAGGATCCAGCAAGAGAGTTGAGGAATAGACCCTATGAACTAGAACTGGAAAAGTATAGACAACCTTTCCTTCGCTTGAAGAGTATTTTTTGTGAGTATAAACACCCCTATACTGCTTTTATTTCCAGGCCCACCTGGATCTGGGGGGCCGAAATGGGTGTTAATCAATATGGGCTTGCCATTGGCAATGAAGCGATTTTTTCCAGAGAAAGGGTTCCAGAAGATGGTCTATTGGGTATGGATATTTTAAGGTTGGCCTTACATAACTGTCAGAAGGCAATAGAGGCAGTAGATTTCATTACCAGGTTAATTGAGCTTCATGGTCAAGGTGGTGATGGTGGTTTTAAAAGCAGCCTAAAATATTTTAACTCTTTTCTAGTTAAGGATTTTACAGAGGCTTATATCATCGAAACATCTGCCAAGAAATGGGCTGTCAGGAAGGTAAAAAGTAAAGCGGCTATCTCCAATAAATATAGTATTGAGAATGATTATACTTCAACTAATCTGAAAAATACTGATATCAATTTCAGAAAGGAATATGAAAATAAAATTATGTCATTTTTTACTAAAGGGGCACAGAGAAAAGATTATGTACTGGCCCAATTGGAAAGTCAGGACCTGGACTTGTTTAGTTTAATAGAGTTATTAAGAAGTCATAATGGTCAAGGCACGATTAAGAGAGGAATGAAGTCAGTTTGTATGCACCCGGGATTAATAATAAAATCAGAGACCACCTCATCTTTAATAGTTGATTATCTAGATGATAAATTTTTTATCTGGTTTACAGGTGCACCTAATCCCTGTGTCTCTTTGTATAAACCTTTTGCCTTTACTTTACAAAATGCTAATCAAAAATATCTTCAAGATCTCGATACGGCAATTAGATTTAATCATAAGTGGAGGGTGTTTTCTCAAAAAATGATAGGCAATTATAATTGGTTTATTAATAATGTTAAAAAAGAACGGGATGAAATTGAGCAGGAATTTATTTTGCAGATTGATAAGGTAATTGATAATAAAAATGATAAGGAATTAAGTAAGCTTATTCTTGAATTAACAAACAGAGCGGAGGAATTCAGGAAGGTAAGCGTCAAAACGTCCCCACCTGGAAAAATTGAGGACATTATGATAGGCTAA
- the tnpC gene encoding IS66 family transposase, producing the protein MKTTDKSTIIQVNKEENQELSLEDKIARQAQQIEELTAKLNWYEEQFRLNQQRRFGASSEKFNSNQLSIFNEAEQEAKVSLKEPELEEITYKRRKGKNKKKKSFEDLPVEVIEYHLDEAEQICPQCGKQLHVMSKEIRKELKIIPAQVKVVEHVRDVYACRNCEKENITTPVITAPMPNPVLKGSFLSPSLLAYIMDTKYSQAVPLYRQEKQFKNFGIELSRQNLANWVIHGANNWLNYLYDRIYEYLLKEDIVHADETTLQVLSEKGKAAKSKSYMWLYATGVSSPPIYLYEYQPSRANEHPKKFLTGFSGFLQTDGYAGYNSVQDVTQLGCFAHARRGFTDALKALPKGSVHLKTNAEEGLNFCNRLFQIERDLKDLSAEERYQKRLEQSKPVLEAFLSWLKIKEQQTLPKSGLSKAIKYCLNQWPKLEAFLLDGRLEISNNRAERAIKPFVIGRKNFLFSKSVKGATASAITYSIIETAKANNLVPFFYLKYLFEKLPNIDLQNIDELDELLPWSQSIPEECRIPHKN; encoded by the coding sequence ATGAAAACTACTGATAAATCAACGATTATACAAGTTAATAAAGAAGAAAATCAAGAGCTATCTTTAGAAGATAAAATTGCAAGACAGGCTCAACAAATTGAAGAATTGACAGCTAAATTAAACTGGTATGAGGAGCAATTTCGCTTAAACCAACAAAGACGATTTGGTGCTTCTAGTGAAAAATTTAATTCTAATCAGTTATCAATTTTCAATGAGGCTGAACAGGAAGCTAAGGTCAGTCTCAAAGAACCTGAACTCGAGGAGATTACATATAAAAGACGTAAGGGCAAAAACAAAAAGAAAAAGTCCTTCGAAGATCTCCCTGTTGAAGTCATTGAATATCATCTAGATGAAGCTGAGCAGATCTGTCCGCAATGTGGTAAGCAACTTCATGTCATGAGTAAGGAAATTAGAAAAGAATTAAAGATTATTCCTGCTCAGGTTAAGGTTGTTGAACATGTTCGTGATGTTTATGCCTGTAGAAATTGCGAAAAGGAAAATATCACAACTCCAGTAATTACTGCTCCTATGCCTAATCCAGTTTTAAAAGGGAGTTTTCTCTCTCCATCGTTACTGGCATATATCATGGATACCAAATATTCTCAAGCAGTACCTCTTTACAGACAGGAGAAACAATTTAAGAATTTTGGCATTGAGCTATCCCGTCAAAATCTGGCTAACTGGGTAATCCATGGAGCCAACAACTGGCTTAACTATCTATATGATAGAATATATGAATATTTATTAAAAGAAGATATCGTACATGCTGATGAAACTACACTTCAGGTTTTATCTGAAAAAGGTAAAGCAGCTAAAAGCAAATCATATATGTGGCTCTATGCTACTGGAGTTTCCAGTCCACCGATCTACTTATATGAATATCAACCTTCCAGGGCTAATGAACATCCGAAGAAATTCTTAACTGGATTCAGTGGGTTTCTTCAAACCGATGGCTATGCTGGGTACAATAGTGTTCAGGACGTCACCCAGCTCGGATGTTTTGCTCACGCTAGACGTGGTTTCACAGATGCCTTAAAGGCATTACCTAAAGGCTCTGTTCACTTAAAAACTAATGCTGAGGAAGGTCTGAATTTCTGCAATCGACTCTTCCAGATTGAACGGGACTTAAAAGACTTATCAGCTGAAGAAAGATATCAAAAACGCCTTGAACAAAGCAAACCAGTTCTGGAGGCCTTTTTGTCATGGCTAAAAATCAAGGAACAACAGACTTTACCTAAAAGTGGTCTCAGCAAAGCTATTAAATATTGTCTCAATCAATGGCCTAAACTAGAAGCCTTTCTCCTGGATGGTAGACTAGAGATCAGTAATAATCGGGCAGAAAGAGCAATCAAGCCCTTTGTTATTGGGAGAAAGAACTTTCTATTTTCCAAGTCGGTAAAAGGAGCTACAGCCAGTGCCATTACTTACAGTATCATAGAGACCGCCAAAGCAAACAACTTAGTACCATTCTTTTATCTAAAATATCTTTTTGAGAAACTACCCAACATTGATCTACAAAATATAGATGAATTGGATGAATTATTACCTTGGTCTCAATCTATTCCGGAAGAATGCAGGATTCCTCATAAGAATTAG
- the tnpB gene encoding IS66 family insertion sequence element accessory protein TnpB (TnpB, as the term is used for proteins encoded by IS66 family insertion elements, is considered an accessory protein, since TnpC, encoded by a neighboring gene, is a DDE family transposase.) translates to MLNQHHINKVYLSLGPTDLRKSINGLSLIVQESFKLNPFSHDLFVFCNRKQDKLKILEWDNDGFWLHYKRLEKSRFRWPDGTTGSTVMIDERQFRWLLDGLSIHQKGAHPAVKERIII, encoded by the coding sequence ATGTTAAATCAGCATCATATCAATAAAGTATATTTATCCCTGGGGCCTACAGATCTTAGGAAATCAATCAATGGCCTATCCTTAATAGTTCAGGAGAGCTTTAAGCTCAATCCCTTTTCTCATGACCTCTTTGTCTTCTGTAACAGAAAGCAGGACAAACTCAAGATTTTGGAATGGGATAATGATGGTTTCTGGTTACACTACAAACGCCTGGAAAAAAGTAGATTCAGATGGCCTGATGGTACTACTGGCTCTACAGTAATGATTGATGAAAGACAATTCAGGTGGTTACTTGATGGTTTATCTATTCATCAAAAAGGTGCTCATCCTGCCGTTAAAGAAAGAATAATCATCTAA
- the tnpA gene encoding IS66 family insertion sequence element accessory protein TnpA → MNNKREIWIERIQDYKASSLTAAKWCEENGLNINSLRYYIHKFNKEKKEQESSQTKWTAVFPARAENNNSETKTIKITIGQAIIEVVPGFDSNTFETLIRILKEQC, encoded by the coding sequence ATGAATAACAAACGTGAAATCTGGATTGAAAGAATCCAGGATTACAAAGCAAGTAGTTTAACTGCTGCCAAATGGTGTGAAGAGAATGGTCTAAACATTAATTCTCTAAGATACTATATTCATAAATTTAATAAGGAAAAGAAAGAACAGGAATCTAGTCAAACTAAATGGACAGCTGTATTCCCTGCCCGAGCAGAAAATAACAATTCTGAAACTAAAACCATAAAAATAACTATAGGTCAGGCGATCATAGAGGTCGTTCCAGGTTTTGATTCTAATACTTTTGAAACTCTTATCAGGATTCTTAAAGAACAATGTTAA